The sequence CTCCTCAATTCCACGCTTTAGAATTGGATTGTAATATGTAAATAATGCAATTGGACACGATACTTGGGGAACCACCTGTGCAGTCAACAGTTGAATCAATATAAGGAAATTCAACTAATAAAAGAAACTGGCAACAAAGTTGTAAATGGGGATACTGTATGCTTATTATATGGGCAGTCACGTCTTCACTTACCTATGACCTTATGCTCAAGCAAACTATGCTTAATTGCAATCTAAGCAATTAACAGCATGACGAAAGGAATTGTGcagtttcaaaaaaatttcaatagtGTCACCAATCCACCAATTCTATCTCTGTCTTGGCATGGTACAAGTATAGCATCGTAGTATAATGGCCTTACCTCCTTTAACATTGATGTGATTGCTTCGAAATTGGTCCCTCTAGCCAAGGAGCGTGTAGCTGCAGCCTAAATCAAGAGACTCCGATTAAAAAATGGATATGAAAATTCATCCAACCAGCAACCACTTTATAATCATACCTGGATAACTGGACCGTCTGCCAAAGGATCAGAGTAAGGAACACCCAGTTCAATTATGTCACATCCACAGGCGTCCAACAACTTCAAGGCTTCTGCCGTTGTTGAAAGATCAGGATCGCCGGCTGTGATGTATGGAATGAGCGCCACCTTCACAAACAAGCATGCttataaaaacaacattatgAGAAATGAGTTATATTTCCTCTCACCAGCTTCCCCCatccaaataaattttccaGACCAAAACTCTTAATCCAATCCCCTCCTCGCAACCCGAACCCCACAAATAATTCAATCCAACCTATGTAAAAAGTCGTTTCATCTTCTAATGTTATCAATTGATAACACAAATGAGCTCCTCTAGTCTCCCATCTTTACTTATGACATGGCTAACACAGAAATCAGTAGCAATATTAGATTCAACAGACATACTAACACACAGAGACTCTGTGCAGCTTTCATCTCCGCTAATGGAGTAAAATTTCCAAAACTGCAAACAATATCCAAGTCAATCCCCATTCAACATGTCAAGCAAAATCAATCTactcaaataatatttatatatatatatatatatatatcaaatgcACGTCAACTATCAAGACAAAACCCTCATATAACAAAAATTTACTATGGGAGCGGTACCTACTTTGCCTTGTTTCTTGAGATTGGAGAATGTTTCTCCTATACCAAGACTTCGGGTTGCAGTGAGAGACGCCATTGGCGCGAACCTTCTGGTTGAAACGATAGGGGGTTTATTACGAACGATGAAATGGGTCTCCGTTTTCTTCAGTTGGAGGAAGGAAGGGGTTGGTTTCAGGGCAACAGCCATTACTCACTGCACAGCAAGGGGGCTATTTTGACACAAAAGGTTTGGTGTTCCGGCGGGCGGGCCTAAGGGGCTGTACTGTGATATGgcttttctagttttgtttAATAAGGGTTAGTTTTGGATAGTGAATAGAGATTCGATTTTGTAAAGAATATATAGGTACCAGCGCTCCTTGTTCACATTGGGTTATCGGGAACCTCGAAGACTATCGTCTTGTTCAAATCCTCAGATAACGTGACAGCTAGTTATTCGACAATGATATACAATGTGGcccaaaaaaaggaaagatagACCAGTGGTTAAGGCTCGGTTCAGTCCAGgtataaataatttgaaaatttaaaatgttttgaaagtattttaaaaaaaaattataaaattttattttttatgtattttaaatttttattttttaatattttcatgtcattttgatgagctgatattaaaaataatttttaaaaaataaaaaattattttaatatatttttaagtaaaaaatattttaaaaaacaggtaTAAATACacgaatatatatttttcttgttgaacttAAAATCTAACTTAAATAGGCTTaacatctataatttttttagcataagtccataattttatgaacttttttattttctacaaaaATCTGACATTCGAGTTCCATCGTTTTTGCTAATAGAAGTTTCATAACATGCACTCGTGttaacaaccaaaaaaaatcctcaaaaaaaattatacatttgaGATTTCTTGGTTTCGGGCTGAAATCCTcggatgtaaaataaaagagtaaACCCACATTTATCTGGCTCTCGACATGTATTTGAGGATTATTGATGAGATTCTTTAATGTACGTGCATGTACATGATCCATGTTTTACAAATAGTAATTACATATGACTTGATCTTGTCCAGGCTATGATACCTCTGGAGTAGGGGTTGGCGGATTGAGGGTTGGTGGGATCTGATTTGC is a genomic window of Populus alba chromosome 5, ASM523922v2, whole genome shotgun sequence containing:
- the LOC118062233 gene encoding tryptophan synthase alpha chain, which translates into the protein MAVALKPTPSFLQLKKTETHFIVRNKPPIVSTRRFAPMASLTATRSLGIGETFSNLKKQGKVALIPYITAGDPDLSTTAEALKLLDACGCDIIELGVPYSDPLADGPVIQAAATRSLARGTNFEAITSMLKEVVPQVSCPIALFTYYNPILKRGIEEFMSTVNDIGVHGLVVPDVPLEETQVLRKEAVKNGLELVLLTTPTTPTERMKAIVEAADGFVYLVSSVGVTGTRASVSDRVQTLLQDIKETTTKPVAVGFGISKPEHVKQVAGWGADGVIVGSAMVKLLGEAKSPEEGLKELESFTKSLKAALP